The following are from one region of the Coffea eugenioides isolate CCC68of chromosome 2, Ceug_1.0, whole genome shotgun sequence genome:
- the LOC113756334 gene encoding (E,E)-alpha-farnesene synthase-like: MNLGIKERLSFSRDRVVESFLYAAGTAPEPKQASLRKWLSKVINLILITDDVYDVYGTLDELEIFTNAVERWSPEEIKELPEGIQICFWTLLNTTNEMAAEIEQENGWTSVLPYLQKTWTDFLKSLLVEAKWYNKGYTPSLEEYLNNGWISSSGPLLSVLAILGVADRKTQNVAEYLKDCQQIIHHSSLVIRLCNDQGTSAAELERGDAASSILCYMREANVSEAVAREHIRSLMVKAWKGINGYCISCPPFLQEPAKYITNAARGAHFMYQHGDGFGVQDRETRDHVRSNFIDNEQTKLLPFNVHAWLN; the protein is encoded by the exons ATGAATCTTGGAATCAAGGAAAGGCTGAGCTTTTCGAGGGACCGAGTGGTTGAAAGTTTTCTGTATGCTGCGGGAACAGCTCCTGAGCCTAAACAAGCAAGTCTAagaaaatggctgagcaaagtCATTAATTTGATTCTAATAACAGATGATGTTTATGACGTTTATGGTACCCTGGATGAACTAGAAATCTTCACCAATGCGGTTGAGAG GTGGAGCCCTGAGGAGATTAAAGAGCTACCTGAAGGCATACAGATATGTTTCTGGACATTGCTAAATACTACAAATGAAATGGCAGCTGAAATCGAGCAAGAAAATGGTTGGACATCAGTTTTACCATATCTACAGAAAACG TGGACAGATTTTCTGAAATCCTTGCTCGTGGAAGCTAAGTGGTACAACAAGGGTTACACGCCATCACTTGAAGAGTATCTTAACAATGGTTGGATATCTTCATCTGGGCCTCTGCTTTCTGTGCTTGCAATCCTGGGTGTAGCGGATAGGAAGACACAAAATGTTGCAGAATATCTTAAAGATTGTCAGCAGATTATCCACCATTCCTCACTCGTAATCCGGCTTTGCAATGATCAGGGAACATCTGCG GCGGAACTAGAGAGAGGAGACGCTGCTTCATCAATCTTATGTTACATGAGAGAAGCAAACGTTTCAGAAGCAGTGGCAAGGGAGCATATCAGAAGCCTAATGGTGAAGGCCTGGAAAGGGATTAATGGATACTGTATTTCGTGTCCTCCATTTCTACAAGAACCAGCCAAATATATCACAAATGCAGCAAGAGGAGCACATTTTATGTATCAACACGGAGATGGATTTGGCGTCCAAGATCGTGAGACTCGAGACCATGTTCGGTCCAACTTCATTGACAATGAACAGACCAAACTATTGCCGTTCAATGTTCATGCATGGCTCAATTAA
- the LOC113762475 gene encoding uncharacterized protein LOC113762475 encodes MPAVWFALKRSLHCKSGPADVHDPKVSGNKNDNNLSNILTKKTGRSGCSRSIANLRDVIHGSKRHLEKPPICSPRSIGSSELLNPITHEVVLSNSTCELKITGCGFSDVNCTNGGVESGCSAFVGTLKPGTPGPGGHHPKGLASPARRSSSSLSRRRASGFGGNSSRTRYSFGADSHGFSPLACHKCGEQFVKWEAAEAHHLSKHAVTELLEGDSSRKIVEIICRTSSSKSDNNAGGIERILKVHNMQKTLAQFEDYRETVKIKASKLAKKHPRCLADGNELLRFHGTTVECPLGTNGSASLCTSGKCGVCQILRHGFSTNKESNNGIGVFTASTSNRAFESVEVSDDKTSLRKALIVCRVIAGRVHKPLDNVQELAGQSGFDSLAGKVGLYSNIEELYLLNAKALLPCFVVICKT; translated from the exons ATGCCTGCTGTCTGGTTTGCTCTCAAGAGATCGTTGCACTGTAAATCAGGGCCAGCAGATGTTCACGATCCAAAGGTGAGTGgaaacaaaaatgataataatctGAGCAATATTTTGACAAAGAAAACAGGCAGGTCTGGATGTTCAAGGTCTATTGCAAATCTCAGAGATGTTATTCATGGAAGCAAGAGGCATCTGGAGAAGCCCCCAATATGTAGTCCAAGATCCATCGGAAGCAGTGAACTTCTGAACCCAATTACTCATGAGGTGGTGCTCAGTAATTCAACTTGTGAACTGAAAATAACTGGCTGTGGTTTCTCAGATGTTAATTGTACCAATGGTGGTGTAGAAAGTGGTTGTTCAGCCTTTGTGGGAACCCTGAAGCCAGGAACTCCAGGCCCTGGAGGCCACCATCCTAAAGGCCTAGCTAGTCCTGCAAGGAGGAGTTCCAGCAGCCTTTCCAGGAGGAGGGCCTCTGGATTTGGTGGTAATAGCTCTAGAACCAGGTATTCCTTTGGAGCAGATTCCCATGGCTTTTCACCTTTAGCCTGCCATAAATGTGGTGAGCAATTTGTAAAGTGGGAAGCAGCTGAAGCACATCACCTATCCAAGCATGCTG TTACTGAACTTCTTGAAGGAGATTCTTCTAGGAAAATAGTGGAGATAATATGCCGGACTAGCTCGTCAAAATCTGATAACAATGCTGGAGGAATAGAGAGGATTTTGAAGGTCCACAATATGCAAAAGACACTAGCTCAATTCGAAGACTATAGAGAAACGGTGAAGATCAAAGCTAGCAAACTTGCCAAAAAACACCCGCGGTGCTTGGCCGATGGCAATGAACTTTTAAGGTTCCATGGCACAACAGTTGAATGCCCCCTTGGGACGAATGGCTCAGCCAGCCTATGTACGTCTGGCAAATGCGGCGTTTGTCAAATCCTAAGACATGGTTTTTCGACGAATAAGGAATCGAACAATGGGATTGGCGTTTTCACAGCATCCACAAGTAACAGAGCATTTGAATCAGTTGAAGTTTCTGATGATAAAACTTCTCTAAGGAAGGCTCTAATAGTATGCAGAGTAATTGCAGGCAGGGTTCATAAACCACTGGACAATGTCCAAGAACTGGCTGGTCAATCAGGTTTCGATTCATTGGCTGGAAAAGTTGGCTTATACTCTAATATTGAAGAACTCTATTTGCTCAATGCCAAAGCTCTCCTTCCTTGTTTCGTGGTGATTTGCAAAACATAA
- the LOC113761146 gene encoding anthocyanidin reductase ((2S)-flavan-3-ol-forming) — protein MAAQAIELKKACVIGGSGFLASFLVKLLLQKGYAVNTTVRDPGNQKKITHLLALQSLGDLKVFKADLTDEASFDAPVAGCDLVFHVAAPVNFASEDPENDMIKPAIQGVVNVLKACVKAGSVKRVIFTSSAAAVTINELKGTGLIMDEGNWADVEFLTSAKPPTWGYPVSKTLAEKEAWKFAEENKIDLITVIPSLIAGPPLTPNVPSSVNLAMSLITGNEFLINGLKGMQMLAGSISITHVEDVCEAHIFLAEKKSASGRYICCAANTSVPDLAKFLSKRYPDYKIPTEFEGFPSKAKLIISSEKLIKEGFNFKHGIEDIYDDALAYFKAKGLLQH, from the exons ATGGCAGCTCAAGCAATTGAACTGAAGAAAGCCTGTGTTATCGGTGGCAGTGGATTTTTGGCATCATTTCTGGTGAAGCTATTGCTCCAGAAAGGGTATGCAGTGAATACAACCGTTCGGGATCCTG GTAATCAGAAAAAGATCACTCACCTATTGGCACTACAGAGTTTGGGAGACTTAAAAGTTTTTAAAGCAGATCTTACAGATGAAGCAAGCTTTGATGCCCCTGTAGCAGGCTGTGACCTTGTCTTTCATGTGGCCGCCCCAGTCAACTTTGCCTCTGAGGATCCAGAG AATGATATGATAAAACCGGCAATTCAAGGAGTTGTCAATGTTCTAAAAGCTTGCGTAAAAGCTGGATCAGTGAAACGCGTAATTTTTACCTCCTCAGCTGCAGCTGTAACCATCAACGAACTTAAGGGTACAGGGCTGATTATGGATGAAGGGAACTGGGCAGATGTTGAGTTTCTGACTTCTGCAAAACCACCTACTTGG GGGTATCCTGTCTCCAAGACTCTAGCTGAAAAGGAAGCTTGGAAATTTGCTGAAGAGAATAAGATTGATCTCATTACCGTCATTCCAAGTCTCATTGCTGGTCCTCCCCTGACACCAAACGTTCCCTCGAGCGTCAATCTTGCGATGTCCTTGATCACAG GAAACGAGTTCCTCATTAATGGCTTGAAAGGGATGCAGATGCTCGCAGGATCAATCTCCATTACACATGTGGAAGATGTCTGTGAAGCCCACATTTTTTTAGCTGAGAAAAAATCGGCTTCCGGTCGTTACATTTGCTGCGCTGCCAATACTAGTGTTCCTGACCTCGCAAAGTTTCTGAGTAAAAGATACCCAGACTACAAAATCCCAACAGA ATTTGAAGGTTTTCCATCCAAAGCAAAGTTGATCATCTCATCAGAGAAGCTTATCAAAGAGGGTTTCAATTTTAAGCATGGAATTGAGGACATTTATGATGACGCCCTTGCTTATTTCAAGGCTAAGGGTTTATTGCAGCATTGA